The following is a genomic window from Canis lupus baileyi chromosome 30, mCanLup2.hap1, whole genome shotgun sequence.
taataagaataaagaaaataatcaaattcagCTATAAACTTATCACTAATAAGTTATTTGCTATCAaatttttggtatatttcttttcaGGCTTTTTATTTACACAAGTTAAATTACCTGCTTCTTGTGTCTTTTCAGTAATTATACCATGAAGTTTTCCGTAtgaataagtattattttaaaacacgAACAGAGGATTCTACTATATGTAACAACTCCCCTAACTTTGGTCATTAAGGTTATTTTCAAGGATCTGTTATCATAAATAATGTCATAAGGAGCAATTAGTACCATTCACTCATGAAAGTCAACTTAAAATGCATTAAACAACATTAACAAAGCATTTAGCTCCCCAAATATGGCCATCAAGATCTAGggttcattttaatttgtttttcctaaCTATAATACATAAATGTTTCCATGAAATTCGCCTTTTATGAACACTGGAAATGTCCCAAATGTGTCAAATTTTCAAagccatattttaaaagctaacaTTTTAACTTGCaatttagtaataaaaatttatttgccAAAAGGAACACATAAAGTAAATCTGTGTGATGTTATTATTTCTAGCTCTCAATATTCACGATAGAGTACGTCAGGAAGGAGGATACTCTTTTCCAGAAGTAAATAAATCACTATGAATTAGTTTCAGTTCTTTTCCCTTTCATCATCTTTCAtgtctatttttcttattgagctgaaaaattaatttgagacTTCTAGTTAAATGTGGCATATTGAACACACATTTCTGCTCCTACTTGAGAACAACACTGAAAtaccagtaaaaatatttttgtttcaaaggaCCTAAATCCACGAGGAGGACAATGGAAAGGGGGAGATGACAACATTTAGATTGCTATTATttagaaaggagggagggaattcGGGAACAGGTTAATTTGTACTGAAGAACATCAGAAAAACTAGGAATCTGAAACACCATGTATCTCCAAAAGTGGAGGTGAAAGTTTCCCCCAGATCCCTTCCCATACTAGATCAATGGAATCTCTGGATTCTCTGGAGAGGCTGAACCTGTAAGAGACTCAAGAGactcagggcagggaggggaggaaagggtcagaaggaagggaagcaatacagaggaaaagggggaggaggggtggtaAAATCAAAGTGTACAAACTGAACAGTGAGACCATAAGGTACTCCCTTACCTCCTCCATCAACTAAGCTAACTGATCATATCTATAACAAGGGGAAAAGTTATAAACATGGAGGTAAAAATCATAACAGCTGAAAGAGTTGTAAGTGATTACCTCCAGGGAACTAGTGGGTTAAGAATGGGACAGTATGACTTCTGCTTTTTATGATAAactgttggggtgggggggaactgTTGCCTCTCTAATATTTATTCTCGTTTTCTTCTTCCTTACAAGCAGAATCACAGACATGTGTTCATCAGGAAAAATAgcacaaaaaaataagacaaaaaaattccTAACATATTTTTCAGATGGCCATTGCTAGAAGATGGGAAGGAAAGTCAATGAATAGGATTTGGGCAATATATGTTTGGCTTACAACAGAGACACCCTGTTCCTGCCACTTATAACTCAGATGTGATGACTGGAACTCCAGCAACTACCCTGAGTCATGAGGCAAACTTGAGATAAGACAAGGATGACTgaggagaaaaagcaaatgatGGTACTATGATGATAAAGCCATCATGTCATTCCTACACTATCTATTCAAGATTTTTCACAtagaatataaatgtatacaacttaaataaacttaaatagttttatttaagtCAGGTCTCTATTAGCAGCAAAATGCAATTCCTGATAAATAAGCCCTGtaggatcttttaaaataaatatgtatgaaacatttataaaaattcaaaataaattttaaaataattccaattaATAGCAAGAATTAATAATGTATTCTTATACCCCAAGAAACTACTCAAAGAactataaatacatgtaaattcTATATtcagactaagaaaaaaagactttattttccaaaaacaattaaattttaatttttccaggagcacccagctggctcagtcaaaagaacatgcaactcttgatctcatggtcgtgggtgtgggccccacattgggtgtagaggttacttacaTAAatatcaccttttaaaaaaagctttgggacgcctgggtggctcagtggtttagcgcctgccttcagcccaggccgtgatcctggagtaccaggatcaagtctcacatcaggctccctgtgtggagcccgcttctccctctgtctgtgtctctgcctctctgcctctctctctctctctcctctctctctcatgaataaataaataaaatctttaaaaaataaataaataaaaattaaaaagctttaattttaatttctctaaagtAAGAGACATTagcatgtgttttaaaaaatacgtaTTTGCCATTTGTATCAGTATTACAGACATCAAGTATCCACTGAGCTCCAAAGCAAGGGTATAGTGGGATTTCTCAACTTTGGCACTATTGgtattttgggccagataattctttgttgttgggGCTGCCCTATGTCTGTTCAACagcctccctggcctctaccAACAATATGCTAGTAGCAACACCACCCCCCCATGAAGACAATCAAAAATATCCCCAGACTTACCAAAGGTCccctgaaggaaacaaaatctctaagaaaatgcaatattttttGCACATCATTTAGTATTTAATCAAGGTCTTCTAATTAAATAACAATTTTAGAAATGTAACATTCctaaattttctctaaattttaaatGCGGGATGCAAATTATAAGATTATCTCTAATGTCTCTCTTAAACCTTCAGAGGATTTCAGACAACAGAAATATTAACAGCTTCTATCTATTTAATCTTCTTTATGTGCTAGGTACAGTATGGAGCACTTCAGGttcattctcttctttcataCTCTTGACATCCTCATGGAATAGCTATTAATCctattgtagtaaaaaaaaaaaaaaaaaaacgattttaaatctattttaatcaATGTATCCAAGTATTTCCAGAAATACTTCTTTATCCCTCACTATAGTCTTCCTGGCACTAAACTAAGAAGAAAGTACCTTAACTCACTAGTATACAATTTATGATGAAAACATTTCAATATACCTAGCAACAAGGTAGGTTGAATTATTACGGCCTTCAAGTATTTACGTAGTTCACAGTACCAAAGTCAGAGAAATAATAactatttcttgaaatattttttatactgtGGCATAGTGAaagagaacttttatttatttatttatttatttatttatttatttatttatttatttatttattttttgaaagagaacttttagaagcaggctctctgacgagcagggagcccaatgtgtgctccatcccaggacccagggatcatgacctgagctgaaggcagactcttaagtgactgagccacccaggtgcccctaattatttgaagatttatttgtaatttcaaCCTTTCAGTAGAAATTTAGAGctggttcaaatctcagcttgcCCACCAACTGGGAACTGAAGACAAGTTAACTTGTTCAGGCCTCGATTTCAAATATGTAACTTGCATAATAAGACCAATATGAAGGCCTTAAGAGTTAGTAGGCCctcaataaaactgatttttccccctctaaCGCAAATGAAGTATCAGTTAAGGGCCAGTTCTATTTAAGCATCTGTTCAGAGTCTACTAATAAAAGCCAAGGGAGGATATGACAGAAGCAGTCCAACATTAGACCATATAACTATCTGGAAACCAACACTTTGAATCTCTCAAATCCATCATCTCGAAAATTAGCTGAAACCTCAGGGTCTATTCCCTTAATTTGAGAATTTATAATTACTGGTATTGCTTctcaaacagaaaaatacatcGCCAACTATTGAGTGTAGGTATAATTTATCAACATACATTACCTATTGTcttctgttttacttttccttGTGGTAAATGATAAAAGACCTTTCCTGAAgtgctccttcctttctcccttcaccCACAAAACTAACTGCCAAGAAATTTTGattcatatttctttctaaaaggaAGATGAATTGGAGCCTTTCTTCTCAACACGACAAGGCTCTGTGTTTAATTCATATATTTAGTTAACTGTCACCCACCGAAGTACATattatccattttatagattactTATGATTAAGTAATTTACTAATGAATATAAGTAACTTAAAATTATTCTTAGTAAATATTAGGAGcccaaatacttaaaaagaaacaatctttGGAAATTAGATTATATGACCCACTGCTTCCCTTACTGGCAAATAAAACAGAACTACTATACTAGAATTATACTAATCAAtggataaaattcaaattaatacaaataatCCTTTATTCCATCTTAAACTTTTAATACAGAAAAGAACTACACAAAGCTCACCTGGAAGGTGGAACTAGGACAGGAACCCTAAGAACATAACTACTGGTAATCTAGAGtactataaaatatgtaatgagGTTTCAGGTAAAAGTAACATGAAAGTATGCCAGTATAACTTAACTCATAACTtagtaatacaaaataaaaattcattaagtatttcctgtttagggatccctgggtggcgcagcggtttagtgcctgcctttggcccagggcgcgatcctggagacccgggatcgaatcccatgtcgggctcccggtgcatggagcctgcttctccctctgcctctgcctgtgtctctgcctctctctctctctctctctctgtgactatcataaataaataaaaattaaaaaaaaaaagtatttcctgtTTAGTTTATTTTCCTGGATATTTAGGAGGTAGTGAAGCTTTATAGAACCATCAACTTcatttgttcttaaaataatttactgtCACTGTTCAGATGCTGTATTTTGGactaaatttattcatttgttcttaaAACTGATTTCAAGATACAGAAGAGTAGTTAAAAGTTCTATAAAAATGTTCTGGTCCTCAAAATTTCAACTTCTACAGCAAATAACAGTTATCGgatcaaataaattaacaaaactaaCTGTTATCAAAACCAAGTTGCTCATTAATGATAtaggagggaaaacagaaaaaatgaaaagactcgcctgtgaatatactaaaaaaaaaatcaactgtaaCCTAATTTTCAGAAGTCTAAAATTGCCATAGATACAAAGTCTACCCATAATGTGATTTCTACATGTAAAacatatagttatttttttatttttatttatttatgatagtcacagagagagagagagagagagagaggcagagacacaggcagagggagaagcaggctccatgcaccgggagcccgacgtgggactcgatccagggtctccaggatcgcgccctgggccaaaggcaggcgctaaactgctgcgccacccagggatcccctaaaacatATAGTTAGAAGTACTGTAAAGACACTGAATAATCCTTAAATCCAGTGAatcacaatacaaaaaaaaattcaagaaagtcACTAATCAGACAACAAATGCCAAAGAAAACTGACACACTTTATACCAAGACAATTTCCACCTTCAAACCAACTTATCtatggaggtgggaggagggagtcaAGAAACTATTTAAGCTAAAGTGTTAAAAACACCTGAAAATGTCAACTCCATCCTTTTTCTTTCAATGCTTGCAAAAGCATAAAATCAAATTTCAGCAAACACAATGCCCACTTTTTGTTAACTTTACTCCTACTTGTTACCACAATGAAATGAATAGCTAACTTTAATTAATATGTGAAGGATTCAAATCTTTTACTTATTCACCAACTTAATTACTCTCCGTTTGgcagaagaggaaactaaggcacaaagagattaagtaatttgtagGTTACTTAGGTTACAAAGTAACACAACTAGGAAGTGGTGGAGCCATGATTTGAACTGTATACATCCAagatgatgataaaaaaaaaaaaaaggaatggaaaaaaaaaaaaaaaggaatggcgtgttaaaagagaaaaaaaatccaaaacagttCGCAAAACAAAAGTGTTGTGTTGTGAATGAGAACGAAATGTTTAAACTATAAATACATGTAGATGTGAATGTAAATTACAAGAATTTTACACCTAGACAAGCACTTTGTTGCTATAATATTTGATCATATTCAGATTCTAAAGTACATAAATCGTAGTGGCAGACGACCAAGTAAATAATTTACAGTCACCGTTCGGACGCTGCAGTTTACAGGCTGCGTAAAATACATTGTAATTTAAAACATGGAAGGGGGTGGTGAGGTCACCAGAGCAGCACTTTAGGGAAAACTACTTTCTCTATCAGCAGTTCATTAGAAAAGAGAGTACATGTGTCGGGAAAGCAGcgcaagagaaggaaaaatgacaaTCACACTGCCATAACCTCCACCTCCCGACAAAGTAACTAACAGTGGGTCAGCTCCTAAGCCACCTGGAGAACGGGCCCAGTGGGATCCCGAGAGGGGATGACAGGAGACCctaagcagagggggaggggtggcGATGACAGGAGAGGGGGCGGTAGAGAGATGGCATGCCACCCATCTCCGAAAAAGGGGAGAATACGGGGGGCAAGGGgcggaggagggaaggcaggaaatGCTGCCGGAGATTCCAAACGAAGTGAGAAGGAACAGGGTAGGAAACCCAATAAGGCGGGACCCTCGGGCGGAAAGGGGTCTATTCGGAGCAGAGGAGGAATGTCAGTACACAGCTTTCCTGCCAGCTGACCCTTCTTCTCGCCACCTCTCCACCCCTGACAAACTCTCACTTTCTAGCAACCCTAAACCCGCGGGTCATCCCAGCcccgctccctgccccccaccccaagccgGATAGGTGGAGAAGGGATCTTCACTCTCTCTCCCGGTTGGGCTCCGGGAGCGAACACCGGACACAGCCCTGATTCGAGAACGAGAAGGCCAGGAGACGCAGGGAGGCCCAGGACCCGGGTGACAAGTCCAGGCGGCCGACGGGCGCCTCACCTGACAGAAGCGTCGGCAGTAATCCCGACTGCTGATCCCAAAGCCGCCGACCCCGCAGCTGCCGCCGCCAGCGCCACCTCTGCCGTCGCCCGCAGCTCTAAACCCGACAGGGCCTGGCGGGGACTCCACAATGGCCACGAGCTCTTCTCCGAGGCGTTCGGCCTCTTGATCGCTCTCTTCCTCCGCCATGAGGCTCTCGCCGCCCAGCGCGTACCAGCCCCTACGCCGCCGCCGCTGTAGCTGCCTCGGctaacctcctcctcctctcgttccctcccccttccctccgcCCCAGCCGGACAGGCCTCTCGGCGGTCTCTACTTCCGGCTCCGCCCACCCACGCCCCCAGTTCTCATTGGAGAAGTCTGGCCGCCAATCACACACATGCCCGCCCTTCAACTCCCATTGGCCAAATTAACCGTCTGTTTGAGAGACTCTCGGTCCGTTGGTCAGCGCTGCTCGGCGGTTGCTGGGGCCCGCCTACGAGCTTTGCAGTAGGCGGTGCAAGAGGACGGGGCGCGGCGGGGGACACGGCGGCCGCCGCGGGGCTAGatcgggcggcggcggcggcggcggcggcgacgggtCTTCCGCCTCCCTTACCCCCGtgctccttttttcttcctcctcctttcctttccggCCGGGTCTCATCCACTTCCCCTGACGGCGGCCCCGATCCTACGGTACCGAGGAGCTAGGGAGAACGAGGGTGGGCCCGGCCGTTGGTGCGGGGTTTGGGCCCGGGGCCTTCGGTCCTGAAgcgggagccgggggcggggccggggcgccgtTGTCGgcgggaggaagagggaggagacgGGAAGCCTGACAGCAGACGCCTCCGCCGGGCGCCTGCCGCCTCCTCTCCTGAGACTGCCGCCAACTCTGCTGTCGAGTTCGCGGGCCCGCGGCTCGGTCCCGGCCTCATCCGGCTGGCGGCCCGGGGTTGTGGGCGCCAGGGTGCTGAGCTCGGCGCGGGGGAGGGAGTCCAGACGCCGGGgacgccccgcgccccgccttTCTCCCCCGCCCCCGACCCTGGGGCCTGGGTCGCGCGAGGAGGTGCCAAGGGGGGCGGGCAACTAAGAGGACTGCTTGGACCGCGTTGAGGTAAACGTTGGGATCCGGATGGGTGGTGTGGAGTCCACCTGAAGAGAGCGGTTTTAAGGACACCTCCGTGGTGGCCGCGTCGTTCTTGTTCGTCTTTTTAtctccccttctttccctcccctcccccatattttctttccatttgtttttcatgttttacaGTAAAGGCATGACTTCCCGGCACCGCAGGGAAAATAGGGTGCAAGCCCAGGAACTATTTCCCCATCACCACTTGTTGAAAAACTGATTTGAAGGCGGCTCCGGATTTGAACAAACCAAAGTGCCAGGATTTCAAGCGTCTCTGGTTGTACTCTGGAGACCCTTCACTGCTAAATATCAAGACGAAAAAAACGGGAAACTGATCGGGTAAACATTTAAACTTGAAAACTTGTGAGTTTGATTTCGGTCTAGTAAATTTGCAGCTTCTCTTTTGTTGGCTAATTCCTGCGCTTAACTTCCTCgtttaaaatatctttacaaTCTGTTGAAAACACTTTTGTTATTCGGGTCTCTGTAAAGCCGAGCATCCTCTACTGGGTGGATATTTCCCTCTGCGGTAACACAAACAGATTTTTGAAAGTTACAGGCAGTGGAATGTATATAGGCCTTTCACATTAGCACAAATGATAGAGCATTTTACGCTTCAGAGAATACTgatcatgtttattttaaagttggaaatccaaattttaaaagacagaagaCTGTCACATCACAAGATTTAGGCGTTCCTAAGCAcagatatttaatgtttttataactAGGTTAGAACAAAATTAATCATAATTTTGACTGATTTGTTAGAGGAGTAAAAAATACATACCACTGACTTAAAGTACAAACATATGTAATGGTAACTGATTTGGGGGCAGGAATCATATCTGTCTTCTCTGCCATTGAAAACCTATAGCCTAACACAATATTTGGCACGTGAGAGTCGAACATTGAATAATTTGTTAATTGGAAGAAGATACAGTTAAATGTATTAAAACCTAAACTTTATCATACTTTCCAGAATTTCTCTGAAACGTTATGTCTTGTCTCTTGAGTTTATGTCCATGGGTTTCTAACGCATTGGCAATTTAGCATTCTTTTGAGAGAGAATTCCTATAACCCAACAATAAATTATCTAATATAGATTAAGGGAATACTCCCTTATTGCTGGTTACACTTTTAAAGGATAGTTATTCAGAATGCACTTAAGAATTTTTGTCTAACGTGTTTATAGAGAACAGAATTCCATCTTGAATTCtatcaaattcattttaatttcttatatttggGTTAACGTAAGAGCTTAGCCCAAAGGCATGGCTCTAGAGAACGAATGGTTGTCACTGACAACATTTGTTCTTTATCTCAGGTTTTCAGTGTCCGTAATGTAACGTCATAATTTTGGCAaagatcataaaaatgtttttagggtAAATTGAGAAATTATTAAGCTGCTTCTGAGTTAAATActtggaaaaataacaaaaaaaatcatttacttaTTCCGTCAACAAATGGATTTATAGACTTATATACTAGGCACTATGTTACCTTCTTAGATTTGTTCTAACTtaccaaatgaaataatataagtgaaataaataattaacaaaTGCATTcatctttaagggaaaaaaagagggaacagGGGTTAGAAAAAGCACTTTGCATATCTTGATCATCTTTAGAAAACTCGGTAGACATatatgtacattaaaaaattatttactttgagCTCTGTATCTTGGCTTTACCATTTTATGTCATTGTTGCTGCTGTTAATTGCAGTTGGTCTgtgttctttttcagtttttgctttttttcttctcagaacaATTTTGGACATTATACCCATCTTCATATAGAATTAGGGCAATTTATTGGCCCACCTGTTTGAGCAATTTTTGAACATAATTTCCTATAATTGTGTTCCTAAAATCAGTTGCCCAGAACTGTGAAGGTAAAAAAGAGTCTTTTAAACTTCAATACACATCTAAATTGGATGAGACTAATATAATTAatacccgggatccctgggtggcgcagtggtttggcgcctgcctttggcccagggcgcgatcctggagacccgggatcgaatcccacgttgggctcccggtgcatggagcctgcttctccctctgcctgtgtctctgcccctctctctctctctctctctctctctctctctctgtgtgtgtgtgactatcataaataaataaaatataaatatatatatataattaataccCTAAATATTGATATCAGATTGAGTTTTCCTAAAACATAGTGACATCTGAATTAGTTGCAGttcttttttcatagttttaacTTACTTGAATTTCATCAAATTCAAGGAATGGACCTAGATGTTACTAGTAGCTTGCTCTGGTTTTGCCTTCCTATACGTATTTCAGGTAAGTTAAGACTTAATGGACAGTTTATTCATTTGAATTAAGTTTTCCGACGTCTTTACTCTTGAAATGTTTATACCTTTTATTGTTAATTACTCTCCAAACAAACTGTTGTTTTAACacttatctctgtttctcttgaaAGAACCTTATTCAGTGTCAGAATGGAAAGATTTGTAGTGACAGCACCACCTGCTCGAAACCGTTCTAAGACTGCTTTATATGTGACTCCCCTGGATCGAGTCACTGAGTTTGGAGGTGAGCTACACGAAGATGGAGGAAAACTCTTCTGCACTTCTTGCAATGTGGTTCTGAATCATGTTCGCAAGTCTGCCATTAGTGACCACCTTAAGTCAAAGACTCATACCAAGAGGAAGGCAGAGTTTGAAGAGCAGAAtgtgagaaagaagcagaggcCCCTAACTGCATCCCTTCAGTGCAACAGTACTGCGCAAACAGAGAAAGTCAGTGTTATCCAGGACTTTGTGAAAATGTGCCTGGAAGCCAACATCCCACTTGAGAAGGCTGATCACCCAGCAGTCCGTGCTTTCCTGTCTCGCCATGTGAAGAATGGAGGCTCCATACCTAAGTCAGACCAGCTGAGGAGAGCATATCTGCCTGATGGCTATGAAAATGAGAATCAACTCCTCAACTCACAAGATTGTTGACAAGGAGGTTACCACCATTGTGATCAAGATAAATGTGGAGTATTAAAGTTATGTGTTGATTGTGtggttcatttttatatttatttcatttaaaatcatgTGATGCAGAATAGTTTTGCAATGTGTATATAGttgcaggcaaaaaaaaaaaaaaaaaaaaaacctcactgcaAAACTTACTGTTAATTTTAGTCACCAATGGTGTAAAGCAAAACTTAGGGTTTAGAGTGTGCTAGGATACCTGAAACCTGATggttatctttaaaattaatggTTTTTCTCCTGAAATGTTTGTGCATGGAAGAACTGCCCTGCTTTTATCCTGTTGCCATATATGATTATTCCTTGTGAGATTACTTAATTACTTGGATTGAACACTAGCCTAGGAAATTGAAGCTGCTGCCAGGCAACACCACTCACAGTAACATAAAGGAATTATTTCTGATTAGAATTCTCTTCAAAAAAGAAGGGATGTGGGAAACTGTTCTGGTATCTTCAGATCCCTTGAAGAAATGACTTTATTTCAAACTATGTGTGCATATGATGTAGTTACCTTATCcttcagttcctcagtcttttTTCCACTCTTCTAAAGGCTAATTGTGTTTAGTAGCAGCTTCAAGTGACGGAAAgactaaaatctttatttcaatgTCCGTGCCAAAAAGCCATGGGGAATTTTGCAGTGACATGATTTTAGTACTTTTGAAccagaaatttcatttcaaacatcctcttgaatttgcttttttttttttttttttagtgtcttgaTGTTAAAACTTTTCAAGATTGGCATTTTAATTTAAACAGGTAGACATTTTATGATTGAGTTTCCTGTTTTTACAGAAACCCAGTAATTACTTTTTGGCGGACAGATCAGATAATAAGGAAATTACTTTCTATACATTAATTTTCCCATATGATTTATAAGGCTTTATAAATAGACTAGAAACAAgcttacttattttcattttatgtgctTTGCCTCTGGTAGTACAAGGTTTTTAAACATGGATGGTAAACAATTGCCTAGAAAGACTGGCAAGATTTTTGTAGTAGAGACTGGCAGTATCCTGCATAACTGAGTGAGGAAATAATCAGTTCTGTTAAGGGTCAACCATGCTCAGGAAATGAGTGAACCTCACTATCCTATAAGGTCATCAAAGTAGCTTAGCCCAGTTATGTCCTCTCTATTGAAGAcccaaagtatatttttaaaaaactaaatagcTGAAGACTTGGactagagctttaaaaaaaagaacttaaattccttgaaaacattaaaatttaaaatgcttagaaaatacACTTCTATTACAAAGCACTGACATGAATGCCCAATGTGACTTGGGAGTTTTCTTTGAGGTCATTTTACCACAAATcgttaagattaaaaaaaaaaaaaaaaaaagccaaagtgaAAAAACGTTATATTTTTCAGAAGCAGCTTTCCATGTCTGAGTTTCTTTGACAGACTTAAAAGTTCCTAGTTCAGGTTGTCAAAATGCCCATCTGATTTTTAGAACttatgtgggtttttgttttcatttttaaataagcctGCCacgaaaaaaaaagattttcagactGAATGAGTTTTTCTCGTGTTTAGTTATGTAAAGTAGCACAATAAATGCCTGGAGTAGTGCTGTCAATGCTAAAGCACATACATGAGACCAGCaccaaaacaaccaaaatgtaCTTTGCTTTTACTTCCCCTAGTAAAGAATTTGCAGGCAACCATGTTTAATTTGAATTACTTAAGATGGTAGAAGATCTAAGAAGCCAGGAAAATAATTGAGCTTTATAACATTTTCAGAG
Proteins encoded in this region:
- the CGGBP1 gene encoding CGG triplet repeat-binding protein 1 produces the protein MERFVVTAPPARNRSKTALYVTPLDRVTEFGGELHEDGGKLFCTSCNVVLNHVRKSAISDHLKSKTHTKRKAEFEEQNVRKKQRPLTASLQCNSTAQTEKVSVIQDFVKMCLEANIPLEKADHPAVRAFLSRHVKNGGSIPKSDQLRRAYLPDGYENENQLLNSQDC